One genomic region from Antedon mediterranea chromosome 3, ecAntMedi1.1, whole genome shotgun sequence encodes:
- the LOC140043755 gene encoding uncharacterized protein: MVLDGCGVTVYFLVQYLFLLPNEMSKRYSRYLLVVLVVMLSASLYYYQQRLDFKNRYLDFRQNKIEQEFGKSHNSSRPTLLQNNNRLLAEYNKGKNTTTFPKTSSHDNHFKTHDVVNDSDVKRNDTQTVTSAVLRTESHPDSKQVNSLETNYRSGNQSENSTSHLKGNDTKVLTADKIGSQIEKVKIDGIVVSENERKLANLQNSSKDPLVTGKTNGSTGKAAKHVSGNQEVTPSPPKLINVTSISKNSKRGMPTMLKPNVVDRIDKQVISTNSIKQTNASNGIRETSDSSKCKPSTRIVFLKTHKTGSSTITSIFQRFGFLRNLSFVLPSQGHVISAGLYKRPIVRRKYDMLVNHVRYNRKEMDAVMKPDTKYITILRDPATQAESIFGYFQIFRHLNLSQRANPFEQFISKPQYFLDKYEKFSMRNYLKNPLLYDLGLDPSEHSNVDKVQLHIKTIAREFSLVLLQEYFNESLLLLKKLLCWDMDDILYIIKGVRVTNLRFGLSDNLKQKSRDWNSADVILYDFFNKTFWQKVAEYGPDFKKDLKEFDDKLNSTFSDCTMLDDRPLVDHRAYTYKVNPVSGQTCRYMLLSDEQFTGTIRRAAMISMMSKYDNRYHSRSKFYKPRPVSTPKRYPIKRHKPHRPI, translated from the exons ATGGTGCTTGATGGTTGTGGTGTAACTGTATATTTTTTAGTACAGTACTTATTTTTGTTACCAAACGAGATGTCGAAACGTTATAGTCGATATTTATTAGTGGTGCTTGTTGTCATGCTTTCAGCGTCATTATATTACTACCAGCAACGTTTGGACTTCAAGAACAGATACCTAGACTTTAGACAGAACAA AATTGAGCAAGAATTTGGTAAAAGTCACAATAGCAGTAGACCTACGCTTCTTCAAAATAACAACCGATTATTAGCTGAATACAATAAAGGAAAGAATACGACAACTTTTCCAAAAACATCATCACATGACAATCATTTTAAAACACATGATGTTGTCAATGACAGTGATGTTAAAAGAAACGATACTCAAACTGTGACGTCAGCTGTATTGAGAACTGAATCTCATCCAGATTCAAAACAAGTTAACAGTTTAGAAACAAACTATCGATCAGGAAATCAAAGTGAAAATTCTACAAGTCATTTAAAAGGAAACGACACGAAGGTTTTGACAGCTGATAAAATAGGTTCTCAAATCGAGAAGGTAAAAATAGATGGTATTGTTGTTAGTGAGAATGAACGAAAGCTTGCTAATCTTCAAAATTCTTCAAAAGATCCTCTTGTAACAGGCAAGACAAATGGAAGTACAGGTAAAGCTGCGAAACATGTTTCAGGAAACCAAGAAGTAACTCCGTCGCCTCCAAAACTCATCAATGTAACATCGATTAGCAAAAACTCGAAGAGAGGTATGCCTACAATGCTGAAACCAAACGTTGTGGATCGCATTGACAAACAAGTCATTTCAACAAATagtattaaacaaacaaatgcaTCAAACGGTATTCGAGAAACGTCAGATAGCAGCAAATGCAAACCATCTACGCGCATTGTGTTTCTAAAGACGCACAAAACCGGAAGTTCAACTATAACATCTATATTTCAAAGATTTGGATTTCTTCGTAACTTAAGTTTTGTTCTTCCAAGTCAAGGTCATGTGATTAGTGCAGGCTTATATAAACGTCCTATCGTTCGTAGGAAGTACGATATGCTGGTGAACCACGTTCGATACAATCGGAAAGAGATGGATGCCGTGATGAAACCAGACACAAAGTACATCACCATTTTACGCGATCCGGCAACGCAAGCGGAATCCATTTTCGGATACTTCCAAATTTTTCGACATTTGAATTTATCACAACGGGCAAACCCATTCGAGCAATTTATATCTAAACCGCAATATTTCTTAGATAAATATGAGAAGTTCTCGATGcgaaactatttaaaaaatcctTTATTGTACGATTTGGGTCTCGATCCTTCTGAACATTCGAATGTTGATAAAGTTCAGTTGCACATTAAAACCATAGCACGGGAATTTAGCCTGGTTCTTCTACAGGAATATTTTAACGAGTCTCTACTTTTGCTTAAAAAGCTTTTGTGTTGGGACATGGAtgatattttatacattattaaagGAGTGAGAGTTACAAACTTGCGTTTCGGTCTCTCGGATAATCTGAAACAAAAATCACGTGATTGGAATTCCGCAGACGTAATACTCTACGAttttttcaacaaaacattttggCAAAAAGTTGCAGAGTACGGTccagattttaaaaaagatttaaagGAATTTGATGATAAATTGAATTCAACATTTAGTGATTGTACGATGCTAGACGATAGGCCACTAGTAGATCACAGAGCATACACGTACAAAGTGAACCCAGTATCTGGACAAACTTGTAGATATATGTTACTGAGCGATGAACAGTTTACAGGAACAATTAGACGCGCAGCAATGATTTCAATGATGTCAAAATATGATAACAGATATCATTCAAGATCAAAATTCTATAAACCTAGACCAGTATCTACACCAAAAAGATATCCAATTAAGAGGCATAAGCCTCATAGGCCTATTTAG
- the LOC140043756 gene encoding uncharacterized protein encodes MLEKDVHNLDVIIFNMRQDGDILTGDHLADFEKSISEAAAHRNATMIKIQSLEENLEDLRNELSVSLVTKQHNKIAEIAETGHRINLKEQEVKDLRSTMNQEIKFGTGPLCTKMDEVLRKNKIPRQQYHGKSFVGNHVYRACKFNIIEKLMDGVSMTLKQQIHHCPTNCKQLLETKLHKIQESFTPVFKTFTNVHECINHTRRITDSEIDQYETYIQLFSKEYRRIAPNVIQPKLHMLEHHTIPFMREWRVGVGLLAEQGGELIHSEFNRRKRAVYGLKSNLDQLMSIMKSHLTFISPEIQHEVTRPKCRKVEE; translated from the exons ATGCTGGAAAAAGACGTGCACAATCTTGATGTTATAATTTTTAACATGCGACAGGATGGTGACATCTTGACTG GTGATCATCTAGCAGACTTTGAGAAAAGCATATCAGAAGCTGCAGCGCATCGAAATGCTACAATGATTAAAATCCAGTCTTTAGAAGAGAATCTTGAGGATTTAAGAAACGAGCTCTCAGTGTCACTTGTGACAAAACAGCATAACAAGATTGCAGAGATTGCAGAGACTGGCCACAGAATAAATCTGAAAGAACAAGAGGTCAAAGACTTG cgaAGCACTATGAACCAAGAGATAAAATTTGGAACTGGACCTCTATGTACAAAAATGGACGAGGTGTTGAGGAAGAATAAAATTCCTCGACAGCAGTACCACGGAAAGAGTTTTGTGGGAAACCATGTATACAGAGCATGCAAA ttcaaCATCATAGAAAAGCTCATGGATGGTGTCTCAATGACTTTAAAGCAACAGATACATCACTGTCCTACAAACTGTAAGCAACTGCTAGAAACAAAATTGCACAAGATACAGGAATCATTTACACCTGTATTCAAAACCTTTACTAATGTCCATGAATGCATAAACCATACGAGGCGCATCACTGATTCAGAAATAGATCAATATG AAACCTACATACAACTGTTCTCCAAAGAATACAGACGCATCGCTCCAAATGTGATTCAACCAAAATTGCACATGTTGGAGCACCACACAATACCGTTCATGAGAGAATGGAGAGTAGGAGTTGGACTCTTAGCTGAGCAAGGCGGCGAATTAATCCACTCAGAATTTAATCGCCGGAAAAGGGCGGTATATGGATTAAAGAGCAACCTTGACCAGCTTATGTCAATCATGAAGTCACATCTGACTTTTATTTCACCCGAGATCCAGCATGAGGTGACTAGGCCCAAGTGCAGAAAAGTTGAGGAATAG